A window of Lacibacter sediminis contains these coding sequences:
- a CDS encoding GH39 family glycosyl hydrolase, giving the protein MKLLLLALVISSAAFAQTASINVDLKKETGDMKPVWAWFGYDEPNYTYMKDGKKLLTEISKLSPVPVYVRAHSLLVTGDGTPALKWGSTNAYTEDANGNPIYNWQIIDSIFDTYIQRGMKPLAQIGFMPEALSTNPQPYKHDWKPGDPYFKIITGWAYPPKNYNKWAELVYQWVKHSVERYGKKEVESWYWELWNEPNGYWKGTKEEFFKLYDYTADAVKRALPTAKIGGINIAGTGSKGAQEWMHAFVKHCFSDTNYVTKKIGSPVDMILFHAKGSPRVVDGHVQMNMGTQLRDINTGFKFVASYPQLKHLPVIIGESDPEGCAACGMHTNPENAYRNGTMFSSYTAASFARKYLLADSFNVNFLGAVSWAFEFENQPWFYGFRDLATNGVDKPVLNVFRMFGMMKGKRVLVQGSQMYDLKTMVDSSVRRKYNDVGGLAAKDKRSATVMLWNYHDDDVKKDALPVAVNINGLTATTVTVTEYRIDDEHSNSYEVWKKMGSPQNPSKEQIAILEKAGQLKTLGAATKLKVTNGVLNITLSLPQQGVSLLKLDW; this is encoded by the coding sequence ATGAAACTATTGCTGCTTGCTTTGGTGATATCATCTGCTGCTTTTGCACAAACTGCATCCATCAACGTTGATCTGAAAAAAGAAACAGGCGACATGAAACCCGTTTGGGCTTGGTTTGGTTATGATGAACCGAACTATACCTATATGAAAGATGGAAAGAAATTGCTCACAGAGATTTCAAAACTCAGTCCTGTTCCTGTTTATGTTCGGGCACATAGTTTGTTGGTAACAGGTGATGGTACACCTGCATTAAAATGGGGAAGCACCAATGCTTATACCGAAGATGCAAATGGCAATCCCATTTACAACTGGCAAATCATCGACAGTATTTTTGATACATACATTCAACGTGGAATGAAACCGTTGGCGCAGATTGGTTTTATGCCGGAAGCATTGTCAACGAATCCGCAGCCATATAAACATGATTGGAAACCCGGCGATCCTTATTTCAAGATCATTACAGGCTGGGCTTATCCACCAAAAAATTATAACAAATGGGCCGAGTTGGTTTATCAATGGGTAAAGCACAGCGTTGAACGTTACGGAAAGAAAGAAGTGGAGAGTTGGTATTGGGAATTATGGAACGAACCGAACGGTTACTGGAAAGGAACGAAAGAAGAATTTTTCAAATTATATGATTATACGGCTGATGCTGTGAAACGGGCTTTGCCTACTGCAAAGATCGGCGGAATCAATATTGCCGGAACCGGAAGTAAAGGAGCCCAGGAATGGATGCATGCTTTTGTAAAGCATTGTTTTTCCGACACCAATTATGTGACAAAGAAAATAGGTTCGCCTGTTGATATGATCCTGTTTCATGCAAAAGGATCACCGAGAGTTGTTGATGGTCATGTGCAGATGAATATGGGAACGCAATTGAGAGATATTAATACAGGGTTCAAGTTTGTTGCATCTTATCCGCAGTTAAAACATCTTCCTGTGATCATTGGTGAATCTGATCCCGAAGGTTGTGCTGCCTGCGGTATGCACACCAATCCGGAAAATGCGTATCGCAACGGAACAATGTTTTCGAGTTACACAGCTGCATCTTTTGCACGCAAGTATTTATTGGCCGATTCATTTAACGTCAACTTTCTTGGTGCTGTATCATGGGCCTTTGAATTTGAGAATCAACCCTGGTTCTATGGCTTTCGTGATCTGGCAACAAACGGCGTTGATAAACCGGTGCTGAATGTGTTCCGCATGTTTGGGATGATGAAAGGAAAACGTGTATTGGTGCAGGGTAGCCAGATGTATGATTTGAAAACAATGGTTGACTCAAGTGTTCGTAGAAAATACAATGATGTTGGTGGATTGGCGGCAAAAGATAAACGTTCTGCAACGGTAATGTTGTGGAATTATCATGATGATGATGTGAAGAAGGATGCATTACCTGTTGCAGTAAACATCAATGGATTAACGGCAACAACAGTAACTGTCACTGAATATCGTATTGATGATGAACACAGCAACAGTTATGAAGTGTGGAAGAAAATGGGCTCGCCGCAAAATCCATCAAAAGAGCAAATAGCAATATTGGAGAAAGCCGGTCAATTAAAGACATTGGGTGCAGCAACGAAATTGAAAGTAACAAACGGTGTATTGAATATCACTCTCTCATTACCACAACAAGGCGTAAGCCTGTTGAAACTTGATTGGTGA
- a CDS encoding rhamnogalacturonan acetylesterase, with translation MKFSALFITVLLMCCSVKAQQPSYKFDFGNERPTKGYISIGEGSNYTEELGYGFTNGSQVKAFDRGGNTLTGDFITSDKPFYFSVKLPDGNYDVKVILGDAKGTSATTVRTECRRLMLENIKTAKGKIATQNFTVYVKDSLIRDVSGKVISKVRLKPRESEYLHWDNMLTIEFNDSLPKVCAVEITPNKTATTIFLAGNSTVVDQSREPWASWGQMIPRFFVPGKIAVANYAESGEALNSFLSAKRLEKILSVMKPGDYLFIEFGHNDMKQKGEGIGAFTSYKKNLQRYISEVKKKGGIPVLVTSMHRRRFDSTGHIVNTLEDYPDAVRQTAKEENVALIDLNAMSKILYEAWGPEKSIKAFVHYPANTFPGQTTKLEDNTHFNTYGAYELAKCIITGIRHQNLPLAKLIKKDVPVFDPAKPLAFEKFYWPMSSFVTATKPDGN, from the coding sequence ATGAAATTTTCTGCTCTTTTTATTACTGTTTTATTGATGTGTTGTTCTGTGAAAGCACAACAACCCAGTTACAAGTTTGATTTTGGTAACGAACGGCCAACCAAAGGATATATCAGTATCGGTGAGGGATCAAACTATACAGAAGAGCTTGGTTATGGTTTTACAAATGGATCGCAGGTAAAAGCGTTCGATCGTGGCGGCAACACATTAACCGGCGATTTTATTACATCTGATAAGCCATTTTATTTTTCGGTGAAACTGCCCGATGGTAATTATGATGTGAAAGTCATTCTTGGCGACGCCAAAGGAACTTCCGCTACAACAGTTCGTACAGAATGCAGACGATTGATGCTGGAGAATATCAAAACAGCAAAAGGCAAAATCGCTACACAAAATTTTACGGTGTATGTAAAGGATAGCTTGATCCGTGATGTAAGTGGCAAAGTCATTTCCAAAGTGCGGTTAAAACCAAGAGAATCTGAATACCTGCATTGGGATAATATGCTGACGATTGAATTCAACGATTCTTTACCGAAGGTTTGTGCAGTAGAAATCACTCCGAACAAAACAGCTACCACGATTTTTCTTGCAGGCAATTCAACAGTAGTTGATCAAAGCAGGGAGCCATGGGCGTCCTGGGGACAAATGATTCCCCGTTTTTTTGTTCCCGGCAAAATAGCAGTTGCTAATTATGCCGAAAGCGGAGAAGCATTGAATTCTTTTCTCAGCGCCAAACGTTTGGAGAAAATTTTGAGCGTCATGAAGCCGGGTGATTATTTATTTATTGAGTTCGGTCATAATGATATGAAGCAAAAGGGAGAGGGCATCGGCGCATTTACTTCGTATAAGAAAAACCTGCAGCGTTATATCAGTGAAGTAAAAAAGAAAGGCGGTATTCCTGTGCTGGTGACATCTATGCATCGCAGAAGATTTGATTCAACCGGGCATATCGTTAATACATTGGAAGATTATCCTGATGCGGTTCGTCAAACAGCTAAGGAAGAAAATGTGGCATTGATTGACCTCAATGCAATGAGTAAAATATTGTACGAAGCATGGGGGCCGGAAAAATCCATCAAAGCATTTGTTCATTATCCGGCGAATACATTTCCCGGGCAAACAACCAAGCTGGAGGATAACACACATTTCAATACCTATGGTGCTTATGAACTGGCGAAGTGTATTATAACCGGTATCCGCCATCAAAACTTACCGCTTGCAAAGTTGATCAAAAAAGACGTTCCTGTTTTTGATCCTGCAAAGCCATTGGCATTTGAAAAGTTTTATTGGCCAATGAGTTCGTTTGTTACGGCTACAAAGCCAGATGGGAATTGA
- a CDS encoding glycoside hydrolase family 43 protein encodes MKRISSLIVLAFVAIAHLSAQSNDELVVKAVAAELTIVNANAAYGNLTLPTTLNGATITWSSANKKLITASGEVKRPNSKDVNVILRATIKKGTATATKDITVRIVKAFKKAADEAYLFVHFTFTEEKIHFSLSNGNNALDWHELNGGKPVFTSNIGTTGLRDPHIIRSPEGDTYYLMATDLKWFKGEKGPDRKRYIQVWESHDLVNWSAQRDVLVSPANVQNTYAPEAFWDKSIGAYVVFWTSKLDSNKYYTPMYATTRDFVTFTEAQIWQPDEWRIDCTVTKVGDWYYRFTKSIDKAHNNCHDIVLERSKNLRALRNEWETVDYCIGAKAGVPETEAPLVFKSNPGDVNGDFFYLWIEKWIPTKTYVALRTKNLENPKWEVVPANFPNPLPKHGTILPITAAEATTLKAAYPATK; translated from the coding sequence ATGAAAAGAATTTCTTCACTAATCGTACTTGCATTTGTCGCTATAGCTCATTTATCAGCGCAAAGCAATGATGAGTTGGTTGTAAAAGCGGTTGCGGCTGAACTCACTATCGTTAACGCTAATGCAGCTTACGGCAACTTAACATTGCCCACCACTCTCAACGGTGCAACTATTACCTGGTCATCTGCCAATAAAAAACTAATCACAGCAAGCGGAGAAGTCAAACGGCCCAACAGTAAAGATGTAAACGTGATCTTGCGTGCTACGATCAAAAAAGGCACAGCTACAGCAACAAAAGATATTACGGTTCGTATTGTAAAGGCGTTTAAGAAAGCAGCAGATGAGGCTTATCTTTTTGTTCATTTCACTTTTACAGAAGAGAAAATACATTTCAGTCTTTCGAATGGTAACAACGCATTGGACTGGCATGAGCTGAATGGCGGCAAGCCTGTATTCACTTCAAACATTGGCACAACAGGTTTAAGAGATCCGCATATTATACGCTCACCTGAAGGAGATACCTATTACCTCATGGCGACTGATCTCAAATGGTTCAAAGGAGAAAAAGGCCCTGACCGTAAACGTTATATCCAGGTATGGGAGTCGCATGATTTAGTTAATTGGTCGGCACAGAGAGATGTGTTGGTTTCACCAGCAAATGTGCAGAACACGTATGCACCTGAGGCATTTTGGGATAAGTCGATTGGTGCATATGTTGTATTCTGGACATCGAAACTCGACAGCAATAAATACTATACGCCCATGTATGCCACTACAAGAGACTTTGTAACATTCACTGAAGCACAGATCTGGCAACCGGATGAGTGGCGCATCGATTGCACTGTAACAAAGGTTGGCGATTGGTATTATCGCTTCACCAAATCAATTGATAAAGCACATAACAATTGCCATGATATCGTTTTAGAACGTTCAAAAAATCTCCGTGCACTTCGTAATGAATGGGAAACGGTGGATTATTGCATTGGTGCAAAAGCAGGTGTTCCCGAAACGGAAGCGCCGCTTGTGTTTAAGTCGAATCCCGGTGATGTGAATGGCGACTTTTTCTATTTATGGATTGAGAAATGGATACCAACAAAAACCTATGTGGCTTTGCGTACCAAAAATTTAGAGAACCCGAAGTGGGAAGTTGTACCTGCCAACTTTCCGAATCCATTACCCAAGCATGGCACCATTCTGCCAATTACTGCTGCTGAAGCAACAACATTGAAGGCTGCCTACCCTGCTACGAAATAA
- a CDS encoding glycosyl hydrolase: MRILLFFFSNCLLSLFCFPVFGQTPNTSLQQIRNEFSQPSNTARTKLWWFHGETETTREGITADLEAFKKEGVGGVVYYDQQHGKGEHALPAFSKEWWDMFRFAASEARRLGLTFETHLSNGYVSGGPWITEELSMQRLDATDTVINGGQLFKAKLPAPARKSKSGKVNDVAVVAFPVPDGNWGTSLTQIPKVSSNIPQLNVNAIVFPKDNKLISIPSQQTGKSVFINFEFNNAFTARSITYRVRPRGKSRTGAMNMPGPSSEDFYGYGYVKQPDLGQLEVSEDGVTYTKVCDLKPMYESPTWNQKTISFPPVKGKYFRLNLHDWNYPKDAGQELPIGNFILSSQAKMDQWEEKAGLNSEYIEKENTPAYSQSALIDPKQIIDLTNEMNNGQLEWNVPAGRWVIMRFARVSIGVNTKHGRPNLMGLESDKLSSIATITQWNNYFKVMSDSLKKVGIELTGLHMDSHEAGSQNWTPEFEHKFKQRRGYSINKYLPALAGYIVGSKDETSGFLYDMRLTLSDLVADEYFAVLDSLCRQAGVVFTGQAVGNGLTIVADNFKAKGKVEKPQGEFWAYQTHGSYDVKETSSAAHIYGKTIASAEAFTDLKFSQSFADAKNVADYAYAFGAQEFVVCASAYQPWLDKIPGSTGGGRQYVLNRNNTYWNYSRPFWDYQARCAGLMRNGIPVIDLCIYLGDNAPVKLLANRLPEIPEGYDFDVFTKDALLNRMSCKNNRMVLPDGMSYQLLVLENKADISLDALRQIVKLVKDGVAVYGNRPLGSGSLNDVAFAKEYQQLVNQLWGKEQTGIKSVGKGKVYWGMTLAEAIARQGIGPDAGFKSGNIPTDKIYYAHRRYGDHDIYFLNNHSKNYFKDTIHLRTNSTKAEYWDPVTGKQFVLPVTSSGKEGLLVNIILQPNESGFIVTSNQTSPSLPTKLNGTEEKITSIDGEWKVFFDPKWGGPGEVIFTSLKDWTKNEDKRIKYYSGTAVYRKTIQIGQPVAGEQVLLRFPRLGSIARVFVNGKEVSTVWCSPWEADLTSYIKNGENEIEIQVVNSLTNRMVGDASLPQSERLTFAYPEIANPQTSLVPSGIMDKVLLVQRTK, translated from the coding sequence ATGCGTATACTGCTGTTCTTTTTCTCAAACTGTTTATTGTCTTTGTTTTGTTTTCCTGTTTTCGGCCAAACCCCAAATACTTCCTTACAACAAATCAGGAACGAATTTTCCCAACCCTCTAACACAGCCCGTACAAAGCTTTGGTGGTTCCATGGAGAAACGGAAACAACAAGGGAAGGTATTACTGCCGATTTAGAAGCATTTAAAAAAGAAGGTGTTGGTGGCGTGGTATATTACGACCAGCAACATGGCAAGGGTGAGCATGCTTTGCCTGCTTTTTCAAAAGAATGGTGGGATATGTTTCGCTTTGCAGCTTCCGAAGCAAGACGTTTAGGATTAACATTTGAAACACATCTTTCTAATGGCTATGTTTCCGGTGGCCCATGGATTACCGAAGAGTTAAGTATGCAACGTCTTGATGCAACTGATACAGTAATTAATGGGGGGCAGCTTTTTAAAGCCAAACTCCCTGCACCTGCCCGCAAAAGCAAATCAGGAAAAGTAAACGATGTAGCTGTAGTTGCATTTCCTGTTCCCGATGGAAATTGGGGAACAAGTCTTACGCAAATTCCGAAAGTATCTTCCAACATCCCACAATTGAACGTTAACGCAATTGTTTTTCCAAAGGATAATAAATTAATCAGTATCCCTTCACAACAAACGGGTAAATCAGTTTTTATCAATTTTGAATTCAACAATGCTTTTACTGCAAGAAGTATAACCTATCGTGTCCGCCCAAGAGGTAAATCTAGAACAGGTGCGATGAATATGCCCGGCCCTTCGTCTGAGGATTTTTATGGCTACGGTTATGTAAAGCAACCGGATCTGGGTCAGTTGGAAGTTTCAGAAGATGGCGTTACGTATACCAAAGTATGTGACTTGAAACCGATGTATGAATCGCCAACATGGAATCAGAAAACAATTTCATTTCCGCCTGTGAAAGGAAAATATTTTCGATTGAATCTGCATGACTGGAATTACCCAAAAGATGCCGGACAGGAATTGCCCATTGGAAATTTCATTCTTTCATCGCAGGCAAAAATGGATCAATGGGAAGAAAAGGCAGGATTGAACTCTGAATATATTGAGAAGGAGAATACACCTGCTTATTCCCAATCCGCACTCATTGATCCTAAGCAGATCATTGATTTGACGAATGAAATGAACAATGGCCAACTGGAATGGAATGTACCTGCGGGTCGATGGGTGATTATGCGTTTTGCCCGTGTATCAATTGGCGTAAATACAAAACATGGTCGTCCTAATTTAATGGGATTGGAGAGCGATAAGCTCTCATCAATAGCAACAATAACACAGTGGAATAATTATTTCAAAGTAATGTCCGACTCTCTAAAAAAAGTTGGAATAGAATTGACTGGTTTGCATATGGATAGTCACGAAGCCGGTTCGCAAAACTGGACACCAGAATTTGAACATAAATTTAAACAACGTCGTGGTTACAGTATTAATAAATATCTGCCAGCCTTAGCCGGATACATTGTTGGTTCAAAAGATGAAACGAGCGGATTTTTATATGATATGCGGCTTACACTTTCCGATTTAGTTGCCGATGAATATTTTGCTGTGTTAGATAGTTTATGCAGACAGGCCGGCGTGGTATTTACGGGACAGGCAGTAGGCAATGGATTAACAATTGTTGCAGATAATTTTAAAGCCAAAGGAAAAGTAGAGAAACCGCAAGGTGAATTCTGGGCCTATCAAACTCATGGAAGTTATGATGTAAAGGAAACTTCATCAGCCGCACACATTTACGGAAAAACGATTGCATCAGCAGAAGCTTTTACAGATTTGAAATTCAGTCAATCATTTGCCGATGCAAAGAATGTTGCTGATTACGCATATGCATTTGGCGCACAGGAATTTGTTGTTTGTGCTTCAGCCTATCAACCCTGGTTAGATAAAATTCCGGGAAGTACAGGTGGAGGCAGACAATATGTACTTAACAGAAATAATACTTATTGGAACTACAGCCGGCCATTTTGGGATTACCAGGCAAGATGTGCTGGATTGATGCGCAATGGAATTCCTGTAATTGATCTGTGTATTTATTTGGGCGACAATGCCCCGGTAAAATTGCTGGCGAATCGTTTACCTGAAATTCCCGAAGGATACGATTTTGATGTGTTTACAAAAGATGCGTTGCTCAATCGAATGTCGTGTAAAAATAATCGTATGGTTCTTCCCGATGGAATGAGCTATCAACTACTGGTGCTCGAAAACAAAGCAGACATTTCACTGGATGCATTGCGACAGATTGTAAAATTGGTAAAAGATGGTGTTGCTGTTTATGGTAATCGTCCGTTAGGTTCAGGTTCTTTAAATGATGTTGCTTTCGCAAAAGAGTACCAGCAATTGGTAAATCAATTATGGGGCAAAGAACAAACCGGAATAAAATCAGTTGGTAAGGGTAAAGTTTATTGGGGAATGACGCTTGCTGAAGCAATAGCCAGACAAGGAATCGGACCCGATGCAGGTTTTAAAAGTGGAAATATACCAACTGATAAAATCTATTATGCACATCGCCGATATGGAGATCATGATATTTACTTTCTTAACAATCACAGCAAAAATTATTTTAAGGATACAATCCATTTACGCACCAACTCTACCAAAGCAGAGTATTGGGATCCTGTAACCGGAAAACAATTTGTATTACCTGTTACTTCATCCGGAAAAGAGGGGCTGTTAGTAAATATTATTTTGCAACCAAACGAATCAGGATTCATTGTTACATCTAATCAAACATCACCATCTCTTCCAACAAAATTAAATGGCACTGAAGAAAAAATCACATCAATAGATGGAGAATGGAAAGTGTTTTTTGATCCAAAATGGGGCGGTCCCGGTGAAGTGATATTTACCAGCTTAAAAGACTGGACTAAAAATGAAGATAAACGGATCAAATACTATTCAGGTACTGCTGTGTATCGCAAAACAATTCAGATAGGGCAGCCTGTTGCAGGCGAACAAGTATTGCTTCGTTTTCCAAGGTTAGGTTCTATTGCACGTGTATTTGTGAATGGTAAAGAAGTGTCAACCGTCTGGTGCAGTCCTTGGGAAGCTGATCTAACTTCTTATATCAAGAACGGAGAAAATGAAATTGAAATTCAGGTGGTGAATTCTTTAACCAATCGAATGGTTGGCGATGCATCACTCCCGCAATCGGAACGTTTGACTTTTGCCTATCCTGAGATAGCCAATCCACAAACATCATTGGTGCCTTCTGGTATTATGGATAAAGTATTACTTGTACAACGAACAAAATAG
- a CDS encoding glycoside hydrolase family 2 TIM barrel-domain containing protein → MKRIKILSTIVALCFTSFLFAQQSNEQIRVNQLFNFGWKFKAGDIPNAQSISFDDTDWRKLDLPHDFQIEQPWDSTANRGRGFKTNGIGWYRKTFKANESWKGKRVLLDFEGIMLHGDVWVNGKKIGGTAYGYLGFEADIAAIIKYDADNVVAVRSSTEGGSRWYTGGGLFRNVHLVVKDSVSIARHGIFITTPKITDQNAEVKVQVEVAGIKDKQYELEIITKIVDPNGKQVGVTKTFAPKKSKLVEVEIPLPTVTIANPQLWSCETPNLYTAEVSLVLNGKVVDKRNEKFGIRTIEFSKEFGLKLNGKKVFLKGVANHHDLGAVGAAAYETSIARMMDKLKAFGFNHIRTSHNPYSESFFKLADEKGILVVDELYDKWGSIQAWAGNAKWNDIWYDNVKEWIKRDRNHPSVIMWSFGNELQFQEERWNWPTTDWGITTYKIMDVVAKRYDPTRKTTVAMYPARAGGIIRANPDFRIKENIVPPELSTVTDVASFNYTWEDYQEYLKHAPDMIVYQSEAVTNELASPYFGMDRDKMVGLAYWGAIEYWGESDKWPKKGWNYSFFNHAMEPFPQAWLTKSIFTDEPLVHIGIVDNEGDVKMWNDQVVGQKVISSHWNRQEGKKYNLYTYTNADEVELFINGKSIGIQKNSTDVRKRNTIYWKDIPFTAGSIKAVARTAGKVVAQHELQTTGKAVALIIETENTNWKADGMDLQYVKVYAVDSKGNKVQTETAELSFEVSGAATLIAVDNGNHLSDDLFAGTKKRLHNGFAMAILRSTQAAGTVKIKVTAEGLKQVEKTFSVK, encoded by the coding sequence ATGAAGAGAATAAAAATTTTATCAACCATTGTTGCTCTTTGTTTTACTTCATTTCTTTTTGCACAGCAAAGCAATGAACAGATCAGAGTTAACCAGCTTTTTAATTTCGGCTGGAAATTTAAAGCTGGCGATATTCCAAACGCACAATCAATTTCTTTTGATGACACCGATTGGCGCAAGCTTGATCTGCCGCATGATTTTCAGATTGAACAACCCTGGGATTCAACAGCTAACCGTGGTCGTGGATTTAAAACAAACGGCATTGGCTGGTATCGCAAAACATTTAAAGCAAACGAAAGCTGGAAAGGCAAACGGGTTTTACTCGATTTTGAAGGCATCATGCTGCATGGCGATGTGTGGGTGAATGGAAAGAAGATCGGCGGTACAGCATATGGCTATCTTGGTTTTGAAGCTGATATTGCAGCGATCATTAAATACGATGCAGACAATGTGGTGGCTGTTCGTTCTTCTACTGAAGGTGGTTCACGTTGGTATACCGGGGGCGGACTTTTCAGAAATGTGCATTTGGTAGTAAAAGACAGTGTATCTATTGCACGTCATGGAATCTTTATTACTACTCCAAAAATTACAGATCAGAACGCTGAAGTAAAAGTGCAAGTAGAAGTAGCAGGGATAAAAGACAAACAATATGAGTTGGAGATCATTACAAAAATAGTTGACCCGAATGGCAAACAGGTTGGAGTAACAAAAACCTTCGCACCCAAAAAATCAAAACTGGTAGAAGTTGAAATACCGTTACCAACTGTTACAATCGCCAATCCACAGCTTTGGAGTTGCGAAACACCCAATCTTTATACCGCCGAAGTTTCATTGGTATTAAATGGTAAAGTAGTTGATAAACGCAATGAGAAATTCGGCATACGTACCATTGAGTTCTCGAAAGAATTTGGATTGAAATTAAATGGCAAGAAAGTTTTTCTGAAAGGTGTTGCCAATCATCATGATCTTGGCGCTGTTGGTGCTGCTGCTTACGAAACTTCCATTGCACGGATGATGGACAAACTGAAAGCTTTTGGTTTTAATCATATCCGCACTTCACACAATCCTTATTCAGAATCATTTTTTAAACTGGCCGATGAAAAAGGAATTTTAGTTGTTGATGAATTGTACGATAAATGGGGAAGCATTCAGGCGTGGGCCGGCAATGCCAAGTGGAATGATATCTGGTATGATAATGTAAAAGAGTGGATCAAGAGAGACCGCAACCATCCTTCGGTTATCATGTGGAGTTTTGGAAATGAATTACAGTTTCAGGAAGAACGCTGGAATTGGCCAACAACTGATTGGGGTATTACCACCTATAAGATCATGGATGTAGTTGCAAAACGTTACGACCCTACCCGTAAAACAACGGTGGCTATGTACCCTGCACGTGCCGGTGGAATCATCAGGGCCAACCCCGATTTTCGTATCAAAGAAAATATTGTTCCACCTGAGTTGTCAACCGTAACTGATGTTGCAAGTTTCAACTATACATGGGAAGATTACCAGGAGTATTTGAAACATGCACCTGATATGATCGTGTATCAAAGCGAAGCTGTAACAAATGAGTTAGCTTCTCCTTACTTTGGCATGGACAGAGATAAAATGGTTGGTCTTGCTTATTGGGGAGCTATTGAATATTGGGGCGAATCGGATAAATGGCCGAAGAAAGGTTGGAACTATTCTTTTTTCAATCATGCAATGGAACCTTTTCCGCAGGCATGGTTAACCAAAAGCATTTTTACAGATGAGCCGTTGGTGCATATTGGCATCGTAGATAATGAAGGAGATGTAAAGATGTGGAACGACCAGGTAGTGGGACAAAAAGTGATCTCATCGCATTGGAACAGGCAGGAAGGGAAAAAGTATAACCTCTACACGTATACGAATGCTGACGAAGTGGAATTATTTATAAACGGCAAATCCATCGGCATACAAAAAAACAGTACCGACGTAAGAAAACGCAATACCATTTATTGGAAAGATATTCCGTTTACAGCAGGCAGCATTAAAGCTGTTGCACGAACAGCAGGCAAAGTGGTTGCACAACACGAACTGCAGACAACCGGCAAAGCAGTGGCGTTAATTATTGAAACGGAAAACACAAACTGGAAAGCGGATGGTATGGATCTGCAATATGTAAAAGTATATGCAGTGGATAGCAAAGGGAATAAAGTGCAGACTGAAACTGCTGAACTCAGTTTTGAAGTAAGCGGTGCTGCTACTTTAATTGCAGTGGATAATGGCAATCATTTAAGCGATGATTTGTTTGCAGGTACGAAAAAAAGACTGCACAATGGTTTTGCCATGGCCATTCTGCGTTCAACACAAGCAGCAGGAACTGTAAAAATAAAAGTAACGGCAGAAGGATTGAAGCAAGTTGAGAAAACATTCAGTGTTAAATAA